The region ATGGGGCGATCCCTTGACGATGAGGGGGGCGTCAAAGGGTTTTCTGAAGCCGGGGGGCGACCCCTTGGTGAAGTCATAGGCGGTCCAGATATAAAGTTGTTCGTAGATAGTCCCCAGCAACGCCTCGGCCAGTTCCGTCGCGCTCTGCCCGTCGTGCAGGCGGGTGGCACCCTCTTCCGGGAACAGTTCTCCCTCGATGAAGTAGTAGACCTCCTGGCGGATGGGGGTACTCGCGTTGCGCAGGGTGGCGGTCCGGTCCGCCGTCCGCACGGCAAGCACCTTGCGCCGGTCGGGCCGGTAGCCATAGTAGTTTGCCTGGAGGATGTAGTCTTTCAGACATTCGAACACCGACCGGCGGTTGAGGATGTTCGGGTAGGGTTCGCCCCATTTGGGGATCTCATTGACAAACAGCGACGTGCTTCCAGATGAAGTCTGGTCGGACATGGCGGTCTCCTTATCGTTTCCCGGTCCAGTACAGGGCTCTGCGCTGGATCGTATCGAAGAGTTCCATCATCAGGATGATGAAGAGGGACATGAAGATCATGCCGGCCAGGACCCGGGGATAATCGGAGAAGTCCGAATAGTACTGGATGAAATACCCCATGCCGGATTTGGCCCCGAACATCTCCGCAACCGTCAGCAGGATAAAGCTGAAGACCAGCGCCATCCCGGCGCCGGCAAAGATATGGGGGAGCGCGCCCGGAAAGACCACCAGGCGGAGCAGGCGGCTGCCGTGCAGCCCCAGCGCCCTGGCGTTGTCCAGGTAGCGTTCCTCCAGGAGCACCACCCCATGGATGGTCCCCATCAGTATGGGCCAGAAGGCGCCCATGAAGATGATGAATGCCGACGAGAGCCAGAACGTGGGCAGCACGGAGATGGCGTAGGGGATCAGCATCGTGGGGGGGATCGGGCTGACGCCCCTGAAAAGCGGCATCAGCGTGGTCCGCACGGCCTGGTGATAACCGACGAAGAGTCCCAGGCTGACCCCCAGGACGAGCGCCAGGACATAGCTGGGCAGCAGCAGGGCAAAGGAGCTCACCAGGCCTTCCATGAGCTTGGGGAACGCCTCCGCGAATGCCGGGAGAATCCTGGACAGCCCCGGGAACAGGACCGGTTCCAGCCATCCCGTGATATCGGTGGCCAGTTCGAAGAGGGCCACGCAGATCAGGATGATGACGGCTGTCCCGGCGTATTTTTTAGCGATTCTGGTCAGTAACACGGGCTATTTCCTCTAACTGTTCTGCTTTTCAAAGTGTTTTTTCGCATTCAGGTAATAACGATCCCTGGGGTTGCGGCGGATCAATTCACCGAGCGCGTCGCGGTACAACTGGGTGTTGATGTAGCGATTGATGTCCAGTTCCGACGTGACATAGTTGATATCCTTCAGCTCATGCCACATCTGTTTGACCCGGTGCTTGTCGGGATCGACGCTGACATGCTGATGCGGTTCGCTCACGAAGGTGGCAGCCAGGTTGTCGTCGATATTCATGTAGCGCTTGGTGATGTTCTGGGCCAATTTGGGGTTGGTGTCCTTGATCTTCTCGGCTTGCAGCAGAGCCCGCAGGAAAGCCCGGTAGACGTCCGGGGCGCCGTTGACCGCCCTGCCCTTGGCGACGATGCGGCAGCAGGGATGCTGGGGGAAAAAGTCGTTGCTCCACCCGACGATCGCGAGGCCGGATTCCTTGGCCTGCAGAAAGATGGACGACGCGCCGATGCCCACATCGACCTTGCCCGATTTGACCGCTTCCAGGACCGCGGGCGGATTCTTCAGTTCTATGATCTTCAGGTCCCTGTTCGGGTCGATCCCGGCACGTTTGAGCGCTCCGCGCCAGACCACGTCCGCCGTATAGAGCCGGGGAACGGCAACCGTTTTACCCCTGAAATCCTTGATGGATTTGAACTGTCCGGCGCGCGCGGGAAGGGCTATGACCGGATGCCCCCCCGCCAGGGCTCCGCCGATGATGGTGAAGTCGGAGCCCTTGGAGATAAAGGTCAACGGCGCCGCCGTGCCGAAGGAGATCCCGATGTCGATCTTGCCGCTGTTGAGCGCATTCAGGCCGTCGCCGGTGCTGCTGAACTGCACCAATTCGACCTCGACACCCTCCTTGGTAAAGAGCTTCTGATCCTGGGCGACGAAGGCCAGGATGCTGGCGCCGCCGGGGGTATAGCCGACCTTGAGTTTTCCCTGCTGTTTGGCCTCGGCCCGGGCCATGGTCAGCAGCAGCGCGACCAGCACCAGGGCGATAATGTTGCCTGCCAGTACCACTTGTTTCAACCTCATCTGATTCTCCTTTGGGTAGT is a window of Oryzomonas sagensis DNA encoding:
- a CDS encoding ABC transporter permease — translated: MLLTRIAKKYAGTAVIILICVALFELATDITGWLEPVLFPGLSRILPAFAEAFPKLMEGLVSSFALLLPSYVLALVLGVSLGLFVGYHQAVRTTLMPLFRGVSPIPPTMLIPYAISVLPTFWLSSAFIIFMGAFWPILMGTIHGVVLLEERYLDNARALGLHGSRLLRLVVFPGALPHIFAGAGMALVFSFILLTVAEMFGAKSGMGYFIQYYSDFSDYPRVLAGMIFMSLFIILMMELFDTIQRRALYWTGKR
- a CDS encoding ABC transporter substrate-binding protein, with the protein product MRLKQVVLAGNIIALVLVALLLTMARAEAKQQGKLKVGYTPGGASILAFVAQDQKLFTKEGVEVELVQFSSTGDGLNALNSGKIDIGISFGTAAPLTFISKGSDFTIIGGALAGGHPVIALPARAGQFKSIKDFRGKTVAVPRLYTADVVWRGALKRAGIDPNRDLKIIELKNPPAVLEAVKSGKVDVGIGASSIFLQAKESGLAIVGWSNDFFPQHPCCRIVAKGRAVNGAPDVYRAFLRALLQAEKIKDTNPKLAQNITKRYMNIDDNLAATFVSEPHQHVSVDPDKHRVKQMWHELKDINYVTSELDINRYINTQLYRDALGELIRRNPRDRYYLNAKKHFEKQNS